One genomic region from Alosa alosa isolate M-15738 ecotype Scorff River chromosome 12, AALO_Geno_1.1, whole genome shotgun sequence encodes:
- the esm1 gene encoding endothelial cell-specific molecule 1 isoform X2, whose protein sequence is MLHHQGLQEAESWGAAAKYAVNCPERCNVDLCGSTQRCRRTVLDDCGCCQVCAAGRGEHCYRTVSGMHGVKCGPGLFCDFYKDEDDYGDEYGICKDCVFGTYGVECRRTCNCKAGGICDRETGACLTFKFFSKMTNKIRSHGSTGTEMGSGDSGDQLKDRSTSPKWNPR, encoded by the exons CTGCAAGAAGCTGAATCATGGGGCGCAGCAGCCAAATACGCAGTGAACTGCCCCGAGCGCTGCAATGTGGACCTGTGCGGCTCGACGCAGAGATGCAGACGGACGGTCCTGGATGATTGCGGTTGCTGTCAAGTTTGCGCAGCGGGGAGGGGTGAACACTGTTACCGCACCGTCTCTGGGATGCACGGGGTGAAGTGTGGACCTGGGCTCTTCTGTGACTTCTACAAAGACGAAGATGATTATGGGGATGAGTATGGAATTTGTAAAG ATTGCGTGTTTGGAACATATGGAGTAGAGTGCAGAAGAACTTGCAACTGTAAGGCTGGAGGAATTTGCGATAGAGAGACTGGCGCTTGTCTCACCTTCAAATTCTTTTCAAAGATGACCAACAAGATTAGGTCACATGGGAGCACTG GTACCGAGATGGGTTCTGGAGACAGTGGGGACCAACTCAAAGACAGGTCAACATCCCCCAAATGGAATCCTCGCTGA
- the esm1 gene encoding endothelial cell-specific molecule 1 isoform X1: protein MHMFLVAVFLIVQLQEAESWGAAAKYAVNCPERCNVDLCGSTQRCRRTVLDDCGCCQVCAAGRGEHCYRTVSGMHGVKCGPGLFCDFYKDEDDYGDEYGICKDCVFGTYGVECRRTCNCKAGGICDRETGACLTFKFFSKMTNKIRSHGSTGTEMGSGDSGDQLKDRSTSPKWNPR from the exons ATGCATATGTTCCTCGTTGCTGTCTTTCTTATTGTACAGCTGCAAGAAGCTGAATCATGGGGCGCAGCAGCCAAATACGCAGTGAACTGCCCCGAGCGCTGCAATGTGGACCTGTGCGGCTCGACGCAGAGATGCAGACGGACGGTCCTGGATGATTGCGGTTGCTGTCAAGTTTGCGCAGCGGGGAGGGGTGAACACTGTTACCGCACCGTCTCTGGGATGCACGGGGTGAAGTGTGGACCTGGGCTCTTCTGTGACTTCTACAAAGACGAAGATGATTATGGGGATGAGTATGGAATTTGTAAAG ATTGCGTGTTTGGAACATATGGAGTAGAGTGCAGAAGAACTTGCAACTGTAAGGCTGGAGGAATTTGCGATAGAGAGACTGGCGCTTGTCTCACCTTCAAATTCTTTTCAAAGATGACCAACAAGATTAGGTCACATGGGAGCACTG GTACCGAGATGGGTTCTGGAGACAGTGGGGACCAACTCAAAGACAGGTCAACATCCCCCAAATGGAATCCTCGCTGA